In the genome of Anabrus simplex isolate iqAnaSimp1 chromosome 6, ASM4041472v1, whole genome shotgun sequence, one region contains:
- the LOC137501255 gene encoding histone H2B — translation MPPKTSGKAAKKAGKAQKNISKGDKKKKRKRKESYAIYIYKVLKQVHPDTGISSKAMSIMNSFVNDIFERIAAEASRLAHYNKRSTITSREIQTAVRLLLPGELAKHAVSEGTKAVTKYTSSK, via the coding sequence atgcctcctaagactagcggaaaggccgccaagaaagccggcaaggcccagaagaacatctccaagggagataagaagaagaagcgcaagaggaaggagagctacgccatctacatctacaaagtacttaaacaggtacaccctgatactggcatctccagcaaggcgatgagcatcatgaacagcttcgtcaacgacatcttcgaacgTATCGCCGCTgaagcttcccgtctggcccactacaacaagcgctccaccatcactagtcgggagatccagactgccgtccgtctcttgctgcccggagagctggccaagcacgccgtcagcgagggcaccaaagcagtcaccaaatacaccagctccaagtaa